aGACTATGTTCCTCAATCATTCGGCCACCTTCACatctataaccatacatataaatatttattatcattttacaatggaagaaagtactcacaaaGACCCCTCAAAAATATAACTCAATGAGCCAAGCCTTCTAGGTATATAGTTTCGGTCTCCTCAGCCcctataaattataaacatGGTTAGAAAATTaagtataaatatgtatatgcatatatatttccaaCTTAATCTATCTTTGGAATTTTCATGATGAACTTCAACTTAGTGAAGATTATCCACATCAAATTCATAACACCAATTATGAAGTAACCCTATTCATAAACGGAATTTCATATCAGTTATTTTACATGATGTAATAGGAAATAAAACCAACATCGATAACTCTAAGCATACGTCAATCTTGCCTAATGACTTTATGAACCCATCTCATCCTTTAAGCAGGCTTATATCTTACCATTCATCTCGAAAATAAGTGAAGTGattcaatgaaaaataaatcgaATTTAGGCTACTCAAACAGTGAGAATAAATTTAGAACCTAAACactagaaaataaatttccaTGCTTGGTTGATGAACCTCATAATTTCAAccaattgagagaaaaatgcTAAGACCTCTAAGCCATTATGTAAACCATTGTATACAAGGGCCAACATTACGGCCAAAATCTGAAAGCAAAATATTAATCTCAGCCATGGCATTAACACCACGTGACCATATCACATATCGATTATCTAAAATCACTAGAAATGATACTGTCCATTTCTTCATGAATAAATTCTATACTCAAACTGCCTTATAACATTTCTTTGTATAATTCTTCATTTTAACTAATTGATTTCAGCTAGTGACAGGGCAATTAAATGAATCTAATAGGAAATAAAACTAATACCAACTCTAAGCAAATGACAAGTGTTCTTAATTACTTCATGAACACAATTCCAAATTTTAACttactaaaataattataaaacaCTCAAGCAAAACAGCAAGGGCAAACCAAATGCCTCGAAAAAATTCAACTCCTAAAATGCTAAATCGAACTATCAATCCAACTTATTCCACTTACCACTCCAAAACAGATTTCTACTTCCTAATTTTAAAGAAACAGGTAACGCTAAGTGAATTGAAGACACAACCAAACTGGAGAAACAATTTCAGCTATACATACCCAAACTTTGTCAATATCCAACCAAAATGCCATATTAAACCCTTCATTACGAGATGACTTCCTATCTCGATAgttctccctctctctgtcGTTGTTCTTCctttgttctctctctctctctctctctgttttcttcttcgaccataccagcagaaaatagagcaacaaaagaaacaaaaacaaaagaaaaggaagaagtcaATGGCGGTAGAATTGCTAACGGCAAAAATGAAGAACACGTGAGCCCTTTCtacacttttttcttttaaaaaaaattaaattaaatcttCAGCCACATAAACTATAGTATatgatatacatgtatattacGTAAGCATGCCTGTGTAGATGttgtatatatgcatgttaaATCAATACCGTGTTTCACACCTCAACAGGGAGTCTAAGGCCAAAAATACCAATGAGTACGCATTGATATGATTATCTTTATTGATGTTTTATTGTTGTAATTGTTGCTGAATATTAATGAATAATAACCACAAGTGCGTAGAAAGGATGTAGGACAAAATTAGTTAGAGCCAATGTCAAGAAGAAGATAGAGGGAACAAAGCTCAGAGGTAAGTATTGAGAAACTTGTGCATAAGGAGATGGCTCAATAAGAAAATGCCAGGGTGTGCTTATGAGCACCGTCACAGGAATGGTATATGCTAACGCAAGTACTTttgattaaatttttcttatggaatttacttatataatgtttggattaataatataatacatgTCATTGTTGTAGATGCTTGGAGAACCACTCTGTACTAGCTACATTTGTAAGTATGGAGGAATGATCTCAAGTAGCATAGGACTAGAGCAGTAACGGTACTAGCTGCAACAGCAACAACAAAAGAAGTACCAGCAATAGTAGCAACATCATTAGTATATAATGCTTGGTTAGGCTTTTGTGGAATTAAAACTCTAACTTTGGTTAGTTTGGCCTAGTTTTTTTACTgttttggacaagaagggttTGTTTGGATATATATTGTGTCTCTTTTGGCATGATTTTGGATTCGTCGGATTTGGTATGTTTTGgcatgacatatatatatatatatatatgcatgtctTTTGGAAGAGTATTTCGTTAGTTGCAgctataaaataatatttaggaTATGTTCAATATGTGTCCTTTGGTTATTGAATACATAGATGTTTGGATCGTTGACTAGCATTACACATGTGACGTTTTAAACATTCGTAAACAACACTCATAAAACCAtcattaaataaacaaataagataggatatataaaataaatccaaattttccaaagttctcaattttatcataaattttattatgtaattaaaaaaaaaccatatgtTTTATGATTTGTCTCTGAAATAGCCTCCTGTTATATGATGAGGTAATGTGTAGATGTAGTGGGTCCAATATAGCATCCACATAGGCAAATGGACCGAAATTATAACATAATTTGTAACGATAGGACACTTCTGAGACATTTTGAAAACATGtagtttttttattaaaaataaaatttaagacaaaattgagaattttgttaaatctataatctttttgttatttaccctttgtttttctctcattttccttTAGCAGTGTTCACTCCTTTTGCTATTGATTTCATGATTTTAATCTTGCAATCGGGTAaggctttttatattattaattattgctcgcgttttattttttgcgtatattaaaatttattatatgtgtAATGCAACAAGTATATTAAATCACTAATGcatttaaaatgaatatttgttACAATTTCTTTTCGATTAAACAttagaattgaaatttttttcttcttttgtttcaaTTAACTACTCCAAAATTCCAACAAATATATGATAGTTTGGAAATGTGcaatattattaaaagattatACCTTCATGACTTATATTAACCTTagttttttaaaggaaaatcaACTTAATTATGGCAAaacattaaattaattatttataatgtttgatattatcaattatgttatatttaaataaaaaattaccaaTATACATTATTGATATTAAGTAGCtcatatttattgatttggtATTTTAAACCAATCGATAAGATTATTAATgatgttatatataattatatatttttggatgaaatttaattttttttatatattttctagcaCTTTATAATTATTACGTCTTATCATTTAATCGGGAAATATTTCACGTGCAACGCACTTATAAAGAAAGCAATGATCGAAAGAAATAAGAGAGAAAATTGAATGGAATTCTCCCCGGAGTAGACTAACAGGAGTGAGATCGTCGGAGAAGCAAGGATCAATCCGCGCAATCAGCGAGATTCGAAAAAccctagagagagaaagggagtgACAGAGGGGAAGTTTTGAAACAGAAACTGGCGCGTGGTTGGGAAGGGAGGAGAAGATATGACGGTTCGGCATAAGAAGTGGAGTTTTCGGTTCTAAAATCGAATAAGGCTTCGCCCCATCAGGAGGCCCAACTAGCTGTTATATATTCACTAGGTTGGCCCGTAACAGGCCCGGCCGGGCACCAGGATTTGTTAGTTAAGGCCATCGACCTAAGCCCGAGACGAGTATAAAAGGGAAGAGGCTAAAGACTGAAACTAACTCATTTCCTAATAtggactctctctctctctaatcaACATTCTCTCTCAGAGCTCTCCTAGTTCTCTCTTCCTCATCCGAACCGGGGGACACCATGACCCTATTGCGAACACTTTCCGACGAGATTCCGACCAGCTCTCAGCACGAATCTCATCAGCATAGGGTATTTATGAGGAGATAGAATGGAAGGATATTCTCTATTTTTCAATTACTATCATGATTCCATTGTTTAggtgaatatatatgtatatatatatatatatttatttattaatcgGGATATCGAGGTGTATAGTGTAACTACCATGATATGcctatttgttttcttttaggcgtgTACCTTGGTATTCAGAAATTCAACGGAGattgactaattcagttcaaaCCGAGTCGGCCTATTAAAGGATGAAACTCTCTGAGTCAAAGATTCTCTCCATTCTCAAGGTATGACTTaccagccaaaaaaaatcattagaTGTGATTGTTTTATTAGTATATTCAAACAAACAGAGATAtttaatccatatatatatatataaacttgactacaaattaataaatagggTCGAATTGGTAAAATTGTAAAGTAAATAGGCGTAAAATGgtattatatatacaattaatccATACAAACATAATTTCATCTACAATTAAAAtagtttaatttatatttcgtctatctatatatataaatatgactACAACATAATAAATAGGGTCGAGttggtaaataataaattcgCATTAACAAGAAAATTGTCaattaagtaattaaaaaatcaataattaagtagataaataaacaaataaatctATAAACTAATAAATACGGTCGAAACtttatatacaattaatttaGATAAACATAACTTTATATAAAACAGGGCTATTAAACTCGTGAGCTACATggattttgtaaaaaaaaaaaaagaattgttcAGAAACATTAGATATCGAGgcaattattaatattgaattatgttttaattaatatatcgaaaatagaaaaattattcttatactataaaaatttcatactCACGctagataatattaattaagagctcataagcaaataattcatgtaaaatgtTTCATAGAAATGATCTCAATAACAATtcaattttcaagaaaataattataaaatccaaaaaaagtCCTAGccaagttattattatttaatgaaaGATTAATATAATCATAATCTATGAAATTTTGACATTAAGTATTCGCAATTGTATTTTTCTCACTcgtatttcatatattaagttttgtaaatttaaataatttttgataaaatgaCTAATCAGTTTGATGAGAGATTTactttatttaacttttagGGCTAATAACgattattcaaattaattaagtaaatttcaataataattattgtcTTTAAAATTAAGTATATCTATTTACTAATGAAAtggtatttatttataaaataacatAAGTGATTGGGATTcttctttaatatttcttttggatatatttttttaattaaaatgataattgGCATTATACAATTTCTATATAACATACTAATTTATTAAACATTACAATTCTACCCCGACTAAAATAGTtcaaaaacacaaaatttaCAATGGAGAGTGATGGAAAAGGCTTAAGTTGTATTACAAATTCTTTGTTTCAAGAATTTTCTAGAAAAATCATAAACTGTATAAACTGGGCAAAACACTgttaataattagaaaaatattcttaaaactataaaaaaattgaaaatataaaaatcgaTGTATATCGTGATGGACATAACCTTCTTTTTACAATTAGCAAATGCTAACCTCCATCAATCttccttgttttgttcatcaAACAAGATAAATCTAACCGTAGGAATTTTCAATCGAACAACATACATTATCGATAAAAACTTTAAACCTACTTAACTACTCTTTAACATAACTATGATAAATACTCAAACAATGTGTATAATACATGACCAATAAATCTTGGAAGGCAAAGAAGAACATTTGCATAAAGCTTGGGGAGAGGCAAGAATTTTTACATGTTGTAGGGAGTTTTTTTGTGGGTGAATTTGGGGCCACTTGGAGTAGAGATTTTattgttaatatatatttatatatatacacgcacaGTTTTCCAATAATATAGTTTACCTTATAATATAgcgttaataacaaaaaaaacattaacttttcgcattttaacaattctagcacaaactttttttcttaacctaaaaatgcacaaactttcgatttgataacaattttaGCGTGAcatcaaatttttcattaatttaaacaGAACCGAGGCCATAGAGGGCACTCTCTACCGAGAGGGCATTGGCGACCCCAATCAAGGGGTGATTGTAGGGGTCGTGAGTGCACCCACCAGAATCGAGAGAATCCCTAATTTGAGGGTTCCCCTGATTCCAAGGGCTAGGGGCCTCGATTCAGGCCACCACCCCCTCCCCCCAACAAAAACTGATTGGGGTCACCGGTACTTTCTGTGGCCTCAATTCCAttcaaattaacaaaaaatttgaCGGCCTGCTcgaattattatcaaatcgaaagtttgtgcatttttatgttaaggaaaaaagttcgtgctataattgttaaaatgtgaaaagtttgttATTAACCCTTTAGTATAATTCTAGAAATACACTTAGACTTACCGACTAATATAGCATTGCCACATATTTCTTATATAGAATatgggatatatatatatatatattgatataatgcgatcttaataatatataacattGCATTGACTAATATAGCATTGCCTCTCTTTGTTAAACTCATGTgggttttatatataaattgctacaatataaaaaaaattctgaaaaatagTTAATGTACATAGTTTACTGCATATTTTgttctcttatatatattcggCTATATGCAAATAGTATATATGTTCTActgcataattaatgataaaaattttcttaatacgTAAGTGATGACGTGGCAAAGCGAAAAAGATccgtttctttttctttcttttttttatgatgtGGTTGCGTGACAATTGAGCTCGTACTTCGTTTTCatgcatatatagattttagtataaaatattttccaagAAAATTACAGAGAAGTATAAAATAAACTTGGGCATTGCGTTCGCCTAAAAGGAGTTACTATTTTGTACGTAAATGATTCTGCCTTTCCGAGTGGGCACTCTTCCAATCCAAAGAAATTTACGAATAAGATGGATCCTATTCGGTAATGCTTAGAGGTCCACGTATTATCCTATCGGCTATGTTCCTATACGCGGACTCGGTGAAATGAATTCCATCCCAACTTATGAAAGTAGATGAATTGACACATACACTCGACCCAGTGTCCCCACATTTGGCCGAGTTGTTGAAATTATACGGTCCACCTACTCCGCGACATGCGCTCAGAGCCCCACCAGTGAAACCTATAAACAAAGCAAGCAacaataattcatatatttgcGAGTGCCAGAAAGGGGAAATCTTATGGAGTcacaaaagtaaaattaatttctaaatgGTATACGAATCCTTACTAATCTTGCATATTTAACAGCTAACAATAAATGGtgatggttttcttttttctttttcaaaggGAGGCCAATTGATTTTGTACAAAAATGGTGAAAGTGAAATAAGGGGCCGTGGAAATCCCACTTCTGAGTCTTGAATCCGCGACTTCTACCATGTATTAAGCCCTCTCATTGTAGGTCCTTATTTGAAAAGAAttcaagtattttttttatagtgaaATTATGAGATTTCCTCAAAATTATTATGTGAGATTAATCCCCTTGAGTGTCGGCTTGCTCCATGAGGTGTAGATCATAGGTCCGCCCCCACTAACAACTGAATTTGTCAAATGCACATTGTCTGGTGATTAAAATTGAAGTGTTTTCCTCTTGGGGAAATTTTGGAAAATGGAAATTTTGTCAGAAAGACCAATCTAAGTGGCAGAACTAGACTCACCATGCTGCTTTGGATCCTTATAGAGCTTCATGGCGGCTCTGTAATAATCAGCGTACATAATCTTTGAATTTGGATATTTAGATCTCAATTCTTCCAGGGACTGTCGGAGCTTCTTATTATGGTATCTTGCAAGAGCATTGAAAGTCTTCAAGCATCCAGTACTTTTACCGTAGTTGGATTGATTGGAGCTTCCAAACATCGTTAGGAACATCAGCATGCAACCTATGGGCAGATTTCCGGACACCATCAGATCTACCGCTCCTTCTTCTATTAGATTCTGGACTCATTACATCACAGTGAAAGCTAAGAAAAATCTCATGTAAATCAAATCTAATCTGTACAAACGATACCATTAGCTTGACCATGATTACTTACAATAGTGGCATTAGTATTGTCTTCAACCACGGTCCGTACCAATGCTTTCCCGTTTTCTATGCCTTGACCAACGAAAAGGCCATTATTGTAATCGTTTCCGCCGATCTCTCTGACAACGAAGAGCGACTTATTAAGATACCTCTCACAGTCTGCAAATCTAGAAGAAGATAAATGAGGGTGAAGcatttgaattaaaaattcatGGCTTGAGTTTGAGTTTACCTTGTCTATTGGCACAAAAGGAAGACTTCCACTTCTTAAACCAGCTGAGCTGGACATTTAATGAAATATTCGTTGTTACAGGCAACCCCTTGAAGAAATTGGTGTCAAGCGCTGAGGCACCAGCTACAGCGAAATTTACTCCCGGTATGTTGATCTGCCCATCGGCCACTTTCAGATACGGAGAAAGAAGTGGTAAGTGTAGCGCCTCAGCTGCATACTCAATtagtatatataaagttaaGTTGGGTTTGAAATTGATCTAtcattcaaaagaaaaaaaatttatcatattaatCAATCATGTTTCAACTATCAAGTTGTTGTatgtaggaaaaaaaatggaaaaaaaatttatgaatttgGTCAATCAGAAGAGAATAATTACCTAGAAAATCAATTATTAGACGCCCATCTGAGTAGCGACCAGTCGGGTGACCAAAAGTTCTTCCATAGGGGAGTTttccagagtaccgaaagttAGAGGCTCCGGGGAAGAGACAGTTCCCCGTGTCACTAAGAGAATCTCCAAAATTGAATATTGACTCATACTTGGGATGGATAGCGGAAACTCCTCCAATGCGAGAAAGCAAACAAAGAGCGAGATTATATTCATCGATGAATTCCAAAAAATGCatcaaacaaagaaaaataaacattgaTCAGAAGGAAAGATTCTTCAAATAAAAAGTTTTGATTGCAAAAGTATatgtggattttttttaattactcgAAGTAAAATGTCCTATTACCTAACAAAACGAAAACcacaaaattaaaaggaaaaaagaaaactgagtAGATTGCTAAACCcataaataaaagagaataGATGACAACCAGTCTATAAGAAGATGTCCGTTCCATTGTCGACAAATCTAAGTTCGAGCATATCCTCTAGCTAGATCATTCAAAATCCAATAAATTCCACTCCTTTTTATGACATTTTAGTTTGATTTGTGGAAAGTTCGGAAGTAAACAAAATCCAATTTCAGTCCATACGGAAATCTATTATAAGTCGTTGGTCCGAAGTCGAGTGTCTAAAAGAAGTCCTGCTGTAGGGGATGTTTTTGACTGCTGACGGGTGAGCCGTATGTAATTAATTTTCCCTTGAACTCTGTTATAATTAACTCAATAACTCGGGGACTTTGAACATCTTCTGAAGCTTAATGATTTACTAGAAATGAGACATAACGCTGTTCGTAAGTATTGCCTTGAGGGGATATGTCATTTTTTGAAGTTATCTAAAATGTAAGGAATTCCAATGATGGTTGATAGAGTTTCCTTTTATGTCAACTTCCAACCATTAATCAAATCCGGTGCTCTCGCCTTTACATACGACTTCGATAATGAAGCGGCATCAATGATGGTTTTCGGTTGTTGCGTATAAGATTGTACCAAATAGCACCACAAGTTAGTTACATTTTGGTTCAATATGGTTTTCTTGTTTCCTCGATCTCCTGATAGACAGAAAGGCTGCAGAACAAATGCATTTGGATTGCAGAACATCTCGCCAATATCAGTATTGTTTGTATATATCATCGAATCAGAATTACAATTGAGGAATGCTGGGAACCGATGGATAGTTGTCATTGACAACAATTGGTGGTTTTATTTGTAGTTGTAACAGCAAAATCCTCAGCTATTTCATGAGAACCGGTAGAACCGGAAACAAAGTGTTCAACATGTAATAGTAAAGAAACAGGAAGGGGTCGAATTATCAGGGGAGAGGAGACAAGAGAGGTGGAAAAGTAAAGGGGCCATAGATCAGGCCACTGGCGATGGAACGATAAGCAGCTTCGGTCAAATGAATTCCGTCCCAGTTTGCAAAAGTTGATGGACTTTTGCACACAGTTGAACCAGGCAGTCCGCACCATTTAGAGGCATTGAAATTGTATGGCCCTCCGCCTCCACAACATGCAGTTATGGCCCCACCATAGAATCCTGTGTTGTACCGATCCAATAATCTGGTAAGTAAGTAGGTTCGAGTTTCTCGGGAACTCAAATATATAGGCTTCACATTGAAATCAATCATGAAAAAGGTGCGGCTTACCGAAGAGTGAAGGTGCACGATAAAAACGCATGGAAGCACCATAGTAATCACCGAACATGATTCTGGCGTGTGGATATTTCCATTGTAGTGTTTGCAGAGATTTCTTCAGTTGTTGGTCGTGGTACTCGGAAAAAGCGTTATATGATTTCAGACAACCAGTTAATGGATCGTAGTCAGATCGGTTAGGGCTTGCAGCTGTGGCCAAGAATGCAGGTGAACAACCTCTTGGTATATTTCCCGGTACGAGTAGATTCACTGCGCCTTCTTCTATTAAAGTCTGTCCACAAATccagaaaaataaattcaaaagaaaCAAGCGAAGAATCAGGCTTTCGAGGTTAGGATTTACGAGTCgagaaattttttcttttccatttccttcAACTGTGCTTAGTATATGTTTTTAATCTGCTTTGGCTGTTAACTAATTCACCAAGCTAAGTATTGAGCAAAACAGTTTTTGAACATGTACTTGATTAAGGCAAAAGAAGAGCAAAGAACATCGATAAACTATGGGTGAAGTGTCGCGTCATGAGCTTGACTCACACTGGTGGCGTTACATATTGCCAAGATAACGAGTGGCACCAAAGATCGAACTTGTTGAATGCTTGCTCCTGCTGCGAAAGGGTAATTATAATCATTTCCGCCAATCTCTCCTATGACAAAGAGGGACTTCTTGAAGTAATTGTCACAATCTGCCAGCAAAAGACTGTTATGCCTAGCTAGGTTATATAGCAAAGCATTGAACCTTGGATTGTCGTTCAGCTTTTAGTTACCGTGCTTAGTGGAGCATAGAGTGAACTTCACCTTCTTAAACCAGCTAAGTTGGACGCTCAAAGAGTCGTTTGTCCACAG
The sequence above is drawn from the Punica granatum isolate Tunisia-2019 chromosome 5, ASM765513v2, whole genome shotgun sequence genome and encodes:
- the LOC116209095 gene encoding GDSL esterase/lipase At5g45910-like; this encodes MTTIHRFPAFLNCNSDSMIYTNNTDIGEMFCNPNAFVLQPFCLSGDRGNKKTILNQNVTNLWCYLINFKPNLTLYILIEYAAEALHLPLLSPYLKVADGQINIPGVNFAVAGASALDTNFFKGLPVTTNISLNVQLSWFKKWKSSFCANRQDCERYLNKSLFVVREIGGNDYNNGLFVGQGIENGKALVRTVVEDNTNATINLIEEGAVDLMVSGNLPIGCMLMFLTMFGSSNQSNYGKSTGCLKTFNALARYHNKKLRQSLEELRSKYPNSKIMYADYYRAAMKLYKDPKQHGESSSAT
- the LOC116207305 gene encoding GDSL esterase/lipase At5g45910-like — protein: MKCVLFLLVSTCLAFVIVSSTPQTYESIFCFGNSLADTGNFLLEGAVAFPVIKNLPYGQTFFKHPTGRASDGRLIIDFIAEAFELPLLPPYLGITAKEDVRKGVNFAVSGATALDPKFFYAQNIGSLLWTNDSLSVQLSWFKKVKFTLCSTKHDCDNYFKKSLFVIGEIGGNDYNYPFAAGASIQQVRSLVPLVILAICNATSTLIEEGAVNLLVPGNIPRGCSPAFLATAASPNRSDYDPLTGCLKSYNAFSEYHDQQLKKSLQTLQWKYPHARIMFGDYYGASMRFYRAPSLFGFYGGAITACCGGGGPYNFNASKWCGLPGSTVCKSPSTFANWDGIHLTEAAYRSIASGLIYGPFTFPPLLSPLP